The Cynocephalus volans isolate mCynVol1 chromosome 2, mCynVol1.pri, whole genome shotgun sequence genome window below encodes:
- the DERL3 gene encoding derlin-3 isoform X1, protein MAWQGLAAEFLQVPAVTRIYTAACVLTTAAVQLELLSPFQLYFNPHLVFRKFQVWRLVTSFLFFGPLGFSFFFNMLFVFRYCRMLEEGSFRGRTADFVFMFLFGGVLMILLGLLGSLFFLGQALMAMLVYVWSRRSPSVRVNFFGLLTFQAPFLPWALMGFSLLLGNSILVDLLGEPACPSCPTCAGRSPQNMLFYASVSPLPCAGPLICLSTPLPTLPAPVSYSPSNKPAGPQDLHLQG, encoded by the exons ATGGCGTGGCAGGGGCTGGCAGCTGAGTTCCTGCAGGTGCCGGCGGTGACACGGATCTACACCGCGGCCTGCGTCCTTACCACCGCCGCCGTG CAGCTGGAGCTCCTCAGCCCCTTCCAGCTCTACTTCAATCCGCACCTCGTGTTCCGGAAGTTCCAG GTCTGGAGGCTCGTCACCAGCTTCCTCTTCTTCGGGCCCCTTGGATTCAGCTTCTTCTTCAACATGCTCTTCGT GTTCCGCTACTGCCGCATGCTGGAGGAGGGCTCCTTCCGGGGCCGTACAGCCGACTTTGTCTTCATGTTTCTCTTTGGGGGCGTCCTTATGATT CTGCTGGGACTCCTGGGCAGCCTGTTCTTCCTGGGCCAGGCACTTATGGCCATGCTGGTGTACGTGTGGAGCCGCCGCAGCCCTTCGGTGAGGGTCAACTTCTTCGGCCTCCTCACCTTCCAGGCGCCATTCCTGCCCTGGGCACTCATGGGCTTCTCGCTGCTGCTGGGCAACTCAATCCTCGTGGACCTGCTGGGTGAGCCTGCCTGTCCATCCTGCCCAACCTGCGCTGGCCGCTCCCCTCAGAACATGCTGTTTTATGCCTCAGTGTCCCCTCTCCCCTGTGCTGGACCTCTCATCTGCCTCTCCACTCCTCTTCCTACCCTCCCAGCTCCTGTTTCTTACAGCCCCTCCAACAAGCCAGCCGGCCCACAGGATTTGCATCTTCAGGGCTGA
- the DERL3 gene encoding derlin-3 isoform X3 — translation MAWQGLAAEFLQVPAVTRIYTAACVLTTAAVQLELLSPFQLYFNPHLVFRKFQVWRLVTSFLFFGPLGFSFFFNMLFVFRYCRMLEEGSFRGRTADFVFMFLFGGVLMILLGLLGSLFFLGQALMAMLVYVWSRRSPSVRVNFFGLLTFQAPFLPWALMGFSLLLGNSILVDLLGIAVGHIYYFLEDVFPNQPGGKRLLLTPGFLKLLLDTPEEDPNYLPLPEEQPEPHLPPPQQ, via the exons ATGGCGTGGCAGGGGCTGGCAGCTGAGTTCCTGCAGGTGCCGGCGGTGACACGGATCTACACCGCGGCCTGCGTCCTTACCACCGCCGCCGTG CAGCTGGAGCTCCTCAGCCCCTTCCAGCTCTACTTCAATCCGCACCTCGTGTTCCGGAAGTTCCAG GTCTGGAGGCTCGTCACCAGCTTCCTCTTCTTCGGGCCCCTTGGATTCAGCTTCTTCTTCAACATGCTCTTCGT GTTCCGCTACTGCCGCATGCTGGAGGAGGGCTCCTTCCGGGGCCGTACAGCCGACTTTGTCTTCATGTTTCTCTTTGGGGGCGTCCTTATGATT CTGCTGGGACTCCTGGGCAGCCTGTTCTTCCTGGGCCAGGCACTTATGGCCATGCTGGTGTACGTGTGGAGCCGCCGCAGCCCTTCGGTGAGGGTCAACTTCTTCGGCCTCCTCACCTTCCAGGCGCCATTCCTGCCCTGGGCACTCATGGGCTTCTCGCTGCTGCTGGGCAACTCAATCCTCGTGGACCTGCTGG GGATTGCTGTGGGCCACATCTACTACTTCCTAGAGGATGTCTTCCCCAACCAGCCTGGAGGCAAGAGGCTGCTGCTAACCCCTGGCTTCCT GAAACTGCTACTGGATACCCCTGAGGAGGACCCCAATTACCTGCCCCTCCCTGAGGAGCAGCCAGAACCCCATCTGCCACCCCCACAACAGTGA
- the SLC2A11 gene encoding solute carrier family 2, facilitated glucose transporter member 11 isoform X1 — MEDKQGPPAWPRTQIQGRVLLFTICAAGIGGTFQFGYNLSIINAPTLHIQEFTNETWRARTGGPLLDHLVLLVWSLIVSLFPLGGLFGALLAGPLAITLGRKTSLLVNNIFVVAAAILFGFSRKAGSFEMIMLGRLLVGVSAGVSMSVQPMYLGESAPKELRGTVAMTSAIFTALGLVMGQVVGLRELLGGPQAWPLLLASCLVPSLLQLTSLPLLPESPRYLLNDRGDTKACLAALRRLRGTQAVAEELEELEEEHSACQGRRARRPWELFRDRALRRQVISIVVLGSAMELCGTDSVYAYASSVIRESGMAEEKVQYAIIGTGSCELLTAFVSVAGVMVVGRGGAQLASLLTPRLLQSSFPWMPYLAMSCIFAFILSFGIGPAGVTGILSTELFDHTARPAAYVVCGVLMWTMLFLVGLGFPFLMVLVSLLTHRRVCPTSSTFLSSASVSVGLSTQACSFLRPKARPSWRSPRSCTDSTSADRPRALHGGALRSSSPQSSSSRAAAGRRQRLLFPLLPVWVSALSIH; from the exons ATGGAGGATAAACAAGGGCCGCCCGCATGGCCTCGGACCCAA ATTCAGGGCAGGGTCCTGCTCTTCACCATCTGTGCAGCTGGCATTGGTGGGACTTTTCAGTTTGGCTACAACCTCTCCATCATCAACGCCCCAACCTTG CACATTCAGGAATTCACCAATGAGACGTGGCGGGCACGGACTGGTGGGCCACTGCTGGACCACCTGGTTCTGCTTGTGTGGTCCCTCATCGTGTCTCTTTTCCCCTTGGGGGGCCTCTTTGGAGCGCTGCTTGCAGGCCCGCTGGCCATCACACTGGGAAG GAAGACGTCCCTCCTGGTGAATAACATCTTTGTGGTGGCTGCAGCCATCCTGTTTGGCTTCAGCCGCAAAGCAGGCTCCTTTGAGATGATCATGCTGGGAAGACTGCTCGTGGGAGTCAGTGCAG GCGTGAGCATGAGTGTCCAGCCCATGTACCTGGGGGAGAGTGCTCCCAAAGAGCTCCGAGGAACTGTGGCCATGACCTCAGCCATCTTCACGGCTCTGGGGCTCGTGATGGGACAGGTGGTCGGGCTAAG GGAGCTCCTGGGTGGCCCGCAGGCCTGGCCCCTGCTGCTGGCTAGCTGCCTGGTGCCCAGTCTGCTTCAGCTAacctccctgcccctgctcccGGAGAGCCCACGGTACCTCCTCAATGACCGTGGAGACACCAAGGCTTGCCTGGCAG CGCTGCGGCGGCTGCGAGGCACCCAGGCCGTGGCggaggagctggaggagctggaggaggagcacTCTGCCTGCCAGGGCCGCAGGGCGCGGCGCCCGTGGGAGCTGTTCCGGGATCGGGCCCTGCGGAGGCAGGTGATAAGCATCGTGGTGCTGGGCAGCGCCATGGAACTCTGCGGGACCGACTCA GTGTACGCCTACGCGTCGTCTGTCATCCGGGAGTCGGGAATGGCCGAGGAGAAGGTCCAGTACGCCATCATCGGGACCGGGAGCTGCGAGCTGCTCACAGCTTTTGTCAGC GTAGCTGGAGTGATGGtggtggggcggggcggggcccaGCTTGCTTCCCTCCTCACCCCACGTCTGCTGCAGAGCTCCTTCCCCTGGATGCCCTACCTGGCCATGTCCTGCATCTTTGCCTTCATCCTCAGCTTTGGCATTGGCCCAG CTGGAGTGACAGGGATCCTGAGCACAGAGCTGTTTGACCACACTGCCCGGCCTGCTGCCTACGTGGTCTGTGGGGTGCTCATGTGGACCATGCTCTTCCTGGTCGGGCTGGGGTTCCCCTTCCTCATG GTCCTGGTGTCTCTTTTAACCCACAGGAGGGTTTGTCCCACTTCCTCTACCTTCCTTTCCTCTGCGTCTGTGTCTGTGGGGCTGTCTACACAGGCTTGTTCCTTCCTGAGACCAAAGGCAAGACCTTCTTGGAGATCTCCGAGGAGCTGCACAGACTCAACTTCAGCAGACAGGCCCAGGGCGCTGCATGGCGGGGCCCTGAGGTCATCCAGTCCACAGAGCTCTAGCAGCAG
- the DERL3 gene encoding derlin-3 isoform X2 produces the protein MAWQGLAAEFLQVPAVTRIYTAACVLTTAAVQLELLSPFQLYFNPHLVFRKFQVWRLVTSFLFFGPLGFSFFFNMLFVFRYCRMLEEGSFRGRTADFVFMFLFGGVLMILLGLLGSLFFLGQALMAMLVYVWSRRSPSVRVNFFGLLTFQAPFLPWALMGFSLLLGNSILVDLLAPVSYSPSNKPAGPQDLHLQG, from the exons ATGGCGTGGCAGGGGCTGGCAGCTGAGTTCCTGCAGGTGCCGGCGGTGACACGGATCTACACCGCGGCCTGCGTCCTTACCACCGCCGCCGTG CAGCTGGAGCTCCTCAGCCCCTTCCAGCTCTACTTCAATCCGCACCTCGTGTTCCGGAAGTTCCAG GTCTGGAGGCTCGTCACCAGCTTCCTCTTCTTCGGGCCCCTTGGATTCAGCTTCTTCTTCAACATGCTCTTCGT GTTCCGCTACTGCCGCATGCTGGAGGAGGGCTCCTTCCGGGGCCGTACAGCCGACTTTGTCTTCATGTTTCTCTTTGGGGGCGTCCTTATGATT CTGCTGGGACTCCTGGGCAGCCTGTTCTTCCTGGGCCAGGCACTTATGGCCATGCTGGTGTACGTGTGGAGCCGCCGCAGCCCTTCGGTGAGGGTCAACTTCTTCGGCCTCCTCACCTTCCAGGCGCCATTCCTGCCCTGGGCACTCATGGGCTTCTCGCTGCTGCTGGGCAACTCAATCCTCGTGGACCTGCTGG CTCCTGTTTCTTACAGCCCCTCCAACAAGCCAGCCGGCCCACAGGATTTGCATCTTCAGGGCTGA
- the SLC2A11 gene encoding solute carrier family 2, facilitated glucose transporter member 11 isoform X3, with protein MRALQRLIQGRVLLFTICAAGIGGTFQFGYNLSIINAPTLHIQEFTNETWRARTGGPLLDHLVLLVWSLIVSLFPLGGLFGALLAGPLAITLGRKTSLLVNNIFVVAAAILFGFSRKAGSFEMIMLGRLLVGVSAGVSMSVQPMYLGESAPKELRGTVAMTSAIFTALGLVMGQVVGLRELLGGPQAWPLLLASCLVPSLLQLTSLPLLPESPRYLLNDRGDTKACLAALRRLRGTQAVAEELEELEEEHSACQGRRARRPWELFRDRALRRQVISIVVLGSAMELCGTDSVYAYASSVIRESGMAEEKVQYAIIGTGSCELLTAFVSCVVIERVGRRVLLIGGYCLMTCWGTIFTVALCLQSSFPWMPYLAMSCIFAFILSFGIGPAGVTGILSTELFDHTARPAAYVVCGVLMWTMLFLVGLGFPFLMEGLSHFLYLPFLCVCVCGAVYTGLFLPETKGKTFLEISEELHRLNFSRQAQGAAWRGPEVIQSTEL; from the exons ATGAGAGCGCTCCAGAGACTG ATTCAGGGCAGGGTCCTGCTCTTCACCATCTGTGCAGCTGGCATTGGTGGGACTTTTCAGTTTGGCTACAACCTCTCCATCATCAACGCCCCAACCTTG CACATTCAGGAATTCACCAATGAGACGTGGCGGGCACGGACTGGTGGGCCACTGCTGGACCACCTGGTTCTGCTTGTGTGGTCCCTCATCGTGTCTCTTTTCCCCTTGGGGGGCCTCTTTGGAGCGCTGCTTGCAGGCCCGCTGGCCATCACACTGGGAAG GAAGACGTCCCTCCTGGTGAATAACATCTTTGTGGTGGCTGCAGCCATCCTGTTTGGCTTCAGCCGCAAAGCAGGCTCCTTTGAGATGATCATGCTGGGAAGACTGCTCGTGGGAGTCAGTGCAG GCGTGAGCATGAGTGTCCAGCCCATGTACCTGGGGGAGAGTGCTCCCAAAGAGCTCCGAGGAACTGTGGCCATGACCTCAGCCATCTTCACGGCTCTGGGGCTCGTGATGGGACAGGTGGTCGGGCTAAG GGAGCTCCTGGGTGGCCCGCAGGCCTGGCCCCTGCTGCTGGCTAGCTGCCTGGTGCCCAGTCTGCTTCAGCTAacctccctgcccctgctcccGGAGAGCCCACGGTACCTCCTCAATGACCGTGGAGACACCAAGGCTTGCCTGGCAG CGCTGCGGCGGCTGCGAGGCACCCAGGCCGTGGCggaggagctggaggagctggaggaggagcacTCTGCCTGCCAGGGCCGCAGGGCGCGGCGCCCGTGGGAGCTGTTCCGGGATCGGGCCCTGCGGAGGCAGGTGATAAGCATCGTGGTGCTGGGCAGCGCCATGGAACTCTGCGGGACCGACTCA GTGTACGCCTACGCGTCGTCTGTCATCCGGGAGTCGGGAATGGCCGAGGAGAAGGTCCAGTACGCCATCATCGGGACCGGGAGCTGCGAGCTGCTCACAGCTTTTGTCAGC TGTGTGGTGATCGAGAGGGTGGGTCGACGAGTGCTGCTGATTGGGGGGTACTGCCTGATGACCTGCTGGGGGACCATCTTCACAGTGGCCCTGTGCCTGCAG AGCTCCTTCCCCTGGATGCCCTACCTGGCCATGTCCTGCATCTTTGCCTTCATCCTCAGCTTTGGCATTGGCCCAG CTGGAGTGACAGGGATCCTGAGCACAGAGCTGTTTGACCACACTGCCCGGCCTGCTGCCTACGTGGTCTGTGGGGTGCTCATGTGGACCATGCTCTTCCTGGTCGGGCTGGGGTTCCCCTTCCTCATG GAGGGTTTGTCCCACTTCCTCTACCTTCCTTTCCTCTGCGTCTGTGTCTGTGGGGCTGTCTACACAGGCTTGTTCCTTCCTGAGACCAAAGGCAAGACCTTCTTGGAGATCTCCGAGGAGCTGCACAGACTCAACTTCAGCAGACAGGCCCAGGGCGCTGCATGGCGGGGCCCTGAGGTCATCCAGTCCACAGAGCTCTAG
- the SLC2A11 gene encoding solute carrier family 2, facilitated glucose transporter member 11 isoform X4, with amino-acid sequence MLDAVLRSGKIQGRVLLFTICAAGIGGTFQFGYNLSIINAPTLHIQEFTNETWRARTGGPLLDHLVLLVWSLIVSLFPLGGLFGALLAGPLAITLGRKTSLLVNNIFVVAAAILFGFSRKAGSFEMIMLGRLLVGVSAGVSMSVQPMYLGESAPKELRGTVAMTSAIFTALGLVMGQVVGLRELLGGPQAWPLLLASCLVPSLLQLTSLPLLPESPRYLLNDRGDTKACLAALRRLRGTQAVAEELEELEEEHSACQGRRARRPWELFRDRALRRQVISIVVLGSAMELCGTDSVYAYASSVIRESGMAEEKVQYAIIGTGSCELLTAFVSCVVIERVGRRVLLIGGYCLMTCWGTIFTVALCLQSSFPWMPYLAMSCIFAFILSFGIGPAGVTGILSTELFDHTARPAAYVVCGVLMWTMLFLVGLGFPFLMEGLSHFLYLPFLCVCVCGAVYTGLFLPETKGKTFLEISEELHRLNFSRQAQGAAWRGPEVIQSTEL; translated from the exons ATGCTAGACGCCGTCCTGCGATCTGGAAAG ATTCAGGGCAGGGTCCTGCTCTTCACCATCTGTGCAGCTGGCATTGGTGGGACTTTTCAGTTTGGCTACAACCTCTCCATCATCAACGCCCCAACCTTG CACATTCAGGAATTCACCAATGAGACGTGGCGGGCACGGACTGGTGGGCCACTGCTGGACCACCTGGTTCTGCTTGTGTGGTCCCTCATCGTGTCTCTTTTCCCCTTGGGGGGCCTCTTTGGAGCGCTGCTTGCAGGCCCGCTGGCCATCACACTGGGAAG GAAGACGTCCCTCCTGGTGAATAACATCTTTGTGGTGGCTGCAGCCATCCTGTTTGGCTTCAGCCGCAAAGCAGGCTCCTTTGAGATGATCATGCTGGGAAGACTGCTCGTGGGAGTCAGTGCAG GCGTGAGCATGAGTGTCCAGCCCATGTACCTGGGGGAGAGTGCTCCCAAAGAGCTCCGAGGAACTGTGGCCATGACCTCAGCCATCTTCACGGCTCTGGGGCTCGTGATGGGACAGGTGGTCGGGCTAAG GGAGCTCCTGGGTGGCCCGCAGGCCTGGCCCCTGCTGCTGGCTAGCTGCCTGGTGCCCAGTCTGCTTCAGCTAacctccctgcccctgctcccGGAGAGCCCACGGTACCTCCTCAATGACCGTGGAGACACCAAGGCTTGCCTGGCAG CGCTGCGGCGGCTGCGAGGCACCCAGGCCGTGGCggaggagctggaggagctggaggaggagcacTCTGCCTGCCAGGGCCGCAGGGCGCGGCGCCCGTGGGAGCTGTTCCGGGATCGGGCCCTGCGGAGGCAGGTGATAAGCATCGTGGTGCTGGGCAGCGCCATGGAACTCTGCGGGACCGACTCA GTGTACGCCTACGCGTCGTCTGTCATCCGGGAGTCGGGAATGGCCGAGGAGAAGGTCCAGTACGCCATCATCGGGACCGGGAGCTGCGAGCTGCTCACAGCTTTTGTCAGC TGTGTGGTGATCGAGAGGGTGGGTCGACGAGTGCTGCTGATTGGGGGGTACTGCCTGATGACCTGCTGGGGGACCATCTTCACAGTGGCCCTGTGCCTGCAG AGCTCCTTCCCCTGGATGCCCTACCTGGCCATGTCCTGCATCTTTGCCTTCATCCTCAGCTTTGGCATTGGCCCAG CTGGAGTGACAGGGATCCTGAGCACAGAGCTGTTTGACCACACTGCCCGGCCTGCTGCCTACGTGGTCTGTGGGGTGCTCATGTGGACCATGCTCTTCCTGGTCGGGCTGGGGTTCCCCTTCCTCATG GAGGGTTTGTCCCACTTCCTCTACCTTCCTTTCCTCTGCGTCTGTGTCTGTGGGGCTGTCTACACAGGCTTGTTCCTTCCTGAGACCAAAGGCAAGACCTTCTTGGAGATCTCCGAGGAGCTGCACAGACTCAACTTCAGCAGACAGGCCCAGGGCGCTGCATGGCGGGGCCCTGAGGTCATCCAGTCCACAGAGCTCTAG
- the DERL3 gene encoding derlin-3 isoform X4, with translation MAWQGLAAEFLQVPAVTRIYTAACVLTTAAVQLELLSPFQLYFNPHLVFRKFQVWRLVTSFLFFGPLGFSFFFNMLFVFRYCRMLEEGSFRGRTADFVFMFLFGGVLMILLGLLGSLFFLGQALMAMLVYVWSRRSPSVRVNFFGLLTFQAPFLPWALMGFSLLLGNSILVDLLGIAVGHIYYFLEDVFPNQPGGKRLLLTPGFLLVTPQQCPCRTGPSARNSRAVMPSAGSSLQPIWMW, from the exons ATGGCGTGGCAGGGGCTGGCAGCTGAGTTCCTGCAGGTGCCGGCGGTGACACGGATCTACACCGCGGCCTGCGTCCTTACCACCGCCGCCGTG CAGCTGGAGCTCCTCAGCCCCTTCCAGCTCTACTTCAATCCGCACCTCGTGTTCCGGAAGTTCCAG GTCTGGAGGCTCGTCACCAGCTTCCTCTTCTTCGGGCCCCTTGGATTCAGCTTCTTCTTCAACATGCTCTTCGT GTTCCGCTACTGCCGCATGCTGGAGGAGGGCTCCTTCCGGGGCCGTACAGCCGACTTTGTCTTCATGTTTCTCTTTGGGGGCGTCCTTATGATT CTGCTGGGACTCCTGGGCAGCCTGTTCTTCCTGGGCCAGGCACTTATGGCCATGCTGGTGTACGTGTGGAGCCGCCGCAGCCCTTCGGTGAGGGTCAACTTCTTCGGCCTCCTCACCTTCCAGGCGCCATTCCTGCCCTGGGCACTCATGGGCTTCTCGCTGCTGCTGGGCAACTCAATCCTCGTGGACCTGCTGG GGATTGCTGTGGGCCACATCTACTACTTCCTAGAGGATGTCTTCCCCAACCAGCCTGGAGGCAAGAGGCTGCTGCTAACCCCTGGCTTCCT GCTGGTGACGCCCCAGCAGTGCCCATGCAGAACTGGGCCTTCTGCAAGGAACTCCAGGGCAGTGATGCCCTCAGCTGGCAGCAGCCTACAGCCTATCTGGATGTGGTAG
- the SLC2A11 gene encoding solute carrier family 2, facilitated glucose transporter member 11 isoform X2 has protein sequence MEDKQGPPAWPRTQIQGRVLLFTICAAGIGGTFQFGYNLSIINAPTLHIQEFTNETWRARTGGPLLDHLVLLVWSLIVSLFPLGGLFGALLAGPLAITLGRKTSLLVNNIFVVAAAILFGFSRKAGSFEMIMLGRLLVGVSAGVSMSVQPMYLGESAPKELRGTVAMTSAIFTALGLVMGQVVGLRELLGGPQAWPLLLASCLVPSLLQLTSLPLLPESPRYLLNDRGDTKACLAALRRLRGTQAVAEELEELEEEHSACQGRRARRPWELFRDRALRRQVISIVVLGSAMELCGTDSVYAYASSVIRESGMAEEKVQYAIIGTGSCELLTAFVSCVVIERVGRRVLLIGGYCLMTCWGTIFTVALCLQSSFPWMPYLAMSCIFAFILSFGIGPAGVTGILSTELFDHTARPAAYVVCGVLMWTMLFLVGLGFPFLMEGLSHFLYLPFLCVCVCGAVYTGLFLPETKGKTFLEISEELHRLNFSRQAQGAAWRGPEVIQSTEL, from the exons ATGGAGGATAAACAAGGGCCGCCCGCATGGCCTCGGACCCAA ATTCAGGGCAGGGTCCTGCTCTTCACCATCTGTGCAGCTGGCATTGGTGGGACTTTTCAGTTTGGCTACAACCTCTCCATCATCAACGCCCCAACCTTG CACATTCAGGAATTCACCAATGAGACGTGGCGGGCACGGACTGGTGGGCCACTGCTGGACCACCTGGTTCTGCTTGTGTGGTCCCTCATCGTGTCTCTTTTCCCCTTGGGGGGCCTCTTTGGAGCGCTGCTTGCAGGCCCGCTGGCCATCACACTGGGAAG GAAGACGTCCCTCCTGGTGAATAACATCTTTGTGGTGGCTGCAGCCATCCTGTTTGGCTTCAGCCGCAAAGCAGGCTCCTTTGAGATGATCATGCTGGGAAGACTGCTCGTGGGAGTCAGTGCAG GCGTGAGCATGAGTGTCCAGCCCATGTACCTGGGGGAGAGTGCTCCCAAAGAGCTCCGAGGAACTGTGGCCATGACCTCAGCCATCTTCACGGCTCTGGGGCTCGTGATGGGACAGGTGGTCGGGCTAAG GGAGCTCCTGGGTGGCCCGCAGGCCTGGCCCCTGCTGCTGGCTAGCTGCCTGGTGCCCAGTCTGCTTCAGCTAacctccctgcccctgctcccGGAGAGCCCACGGTACCTCCTCAATGACCGTGGAGACACCAAGGCTTGCCTGGCAG CGCTGCGGCGGCTGCGAGGCACCCAGGCCGTGGCggaggagctggaggagctggaggaggagcacTCTGCCTGCCAGGGCCGCAGGGCGCGGCGCCCGTGGGAGCTGTTCCGGGATCGGGCCCTGCGGAGGCAGGTGATAAGCATCGTGGTGCTGGGCAGCGCCATGGAACTCTGCGGGACCGACTCA GTGTACGCCTACGCGTCGTCTGTCATCCGGGAGTCGGGAATGGCCGAGGAGAAGGTCCAGTACGCCATCATCGGGACCGGGAGCTGCGAGCTGCTCACAGCTTTTGTCAGC TGTGTGGTGATCGAGAGGGTGGGTCGACGAGTGCTGCTGATTGGGGGGTACTGCCTGATGACCTGCTGGGGGACCATCTTCACAGTGGCCCTGTGCCTGCAG AGCTCCTTCCCCTGGATGCCCTACCTGGCCATGTCCTGCATCTTTGCCTTCATCCTCAGCTTTGGCATTGGCCCAG CTGGAGTGACAGGGATCCTGAGCACAGAGCTGTTTGACCACACTGCCCGGCCTGCTGCCTACGTGGTCTGTGGGGTGCTCATGTGGACCATGCTCTTCCTGGTCGGGCTGGGGTTCCCCTTCCTCATG GAGGGTTTGTCCCACTTCCTCTACCTTCCTTTCCTCTGCGTCTGTGTCTGTGGGGCTGTCTACACAGGCTTGTTCCTTCCTGAGACCAAAGGCAAGACCTTCTTGGAGATCTCCGAGGAGCTGCACAGACTCAACTTCAGCAGACAGGCCCAGGGCGCTGCATGGCGGGGCCCTGAGGTCATCCAGTCCACAGAGCTCTAG